The proteins below come from a single Cylindrospermopsis raciborskii Cr2010 genomic window:
- the csx2 gene encoding TIGR02221 family CRISPR-associated protein gives MKIISFLGNSNYAETNYIHPTTSQAVRTKFFQEALVEFYQPDTLYVLLTPTVANDPPRNGTISNWQGLQEQLANKSVKLEPVFDIPESNSLDDSWLIFDKITNCLNEGDRVIFDLTHSFRSIPVIALLAISYLRTVKQVKIEGVLYGAFKSNSQNPDTPTYDLLPMLSLLDWLAAADRFVKVGDGSPLAELLKNTISNDEKRDDPTLRPLAREFKDTADIINRISLAIALVRPVEILEETTKLEEIIKKAESSFDKRAKPFGLISQKLTQEYGQFALENPTNSGNLAQGLRLQFQLIDWYIKRHQVVQAMTLAREWLVSVLAYRLGEQDPLNKDQRKQVENALNNGQIKLRGKEITLISPWDDEFEKLPDFNLFSLEWGKLTQIRNDIAHVGMNKSPQKAESLETTAAQIILELKTIADTLS, from the coding sequence ATGAAAATTATTTCTTTTCTTGGCAACAGTAATTACGCTGAGACAAATTATATCCATCCCACCACTAGTCAAGCAGTAAGGACCAAATTTTTTCAGGAAGCCCTGGTTGAATTTTATCAACCTGATACATTGTATGTATTATTAACACCCACAGTAGCTAATGACCCCCCCAGAAACGGAACCATATCTAATTGGCAAGGATTACAAGAACAACTAGCTAATAAATCCGTTAAATTAGAGCCTGTTTTTGATATTCCCGAGAGTAATTCTTTGGATGATAGTTGGTTAATTTTTGATAAAATTACTAATTGTTTAAACGAGGGCGATCGCGTTATTTTTGACCTTACCCATAGTTTCCGTTCCATTCCAGTTATTGCCTTATTAGCTATTAGCTACCTACGTACAGTAAAACAGGTGAAAATTGAAGGCGTCTTATATGGAGCTTTTAAGTCTAATTCTCAAAATCCAGACACCCCCACCTATGATTTATTGCCCATGCTCAGCTTATTAGACTGGCTTGCTGCCGCAGATAGATTTGTCAAAGTGGGTGATGGATCCCCCTTAGCAGAGCTGTTAAAAAATACTATTTCTAACGATGAAAAAAGAGATGATCCAACCCTACGACCTCTAGCTAGAGAATTTAAAGATACTGCTGACATCATTAATCGAATTTCTCTGGCTATAGCTCTTGTGCGTCCTGTAGAAATTTTAGAAGAAACCACAAAATTAGAGGAAATTATCAAAAAAGCAGAGAGTAGTTTTGATAAAAGAGCTAAACCTTTTGGACTGATTTCCCAAAAATTAACCCAGGAATATGGACAATTTGCCCTAGAAAATCCCACTAATAGTGGAAATTTAGCTCAAGGACTGAGATTACAATTTCAACTAATAGATTGGTATATAAAAAGACATCAAGTTGTGCAAGCTATGACCTTAGCAAGGGAATGGCTAGTTTCCGTTTTAGCATATCGATTGGGTGAACAGGATCCACTAAATAAAGACCAGCGAAAACAGGTAGAGAATGCGCTCAATAATGGACAAATTAAACTTCGTGGCAAAGAAATAACATTAATTTCCCCTTGGGATGATGAATTTGAAAAACTACCTGATTTTAATTTGTTTTCCCTAGAATGGGGTAAGTTAACCCAAATTCGCAATGATATTGCCCATGTGGGTATGAACAAGAGTCCTCAAAAAGCAGAAAGTTTAGAAACAACAGCAGCTCAGATTATACTTGAGTTAAAGACCATTGCTGATACCCTTTCTTAA